A single Mangifera indica cultivar Alphonso chromosome 20, CATAS_Mindica_2.1, whole genome shotgun sequence DNA region contains:
- the LOC123204858 gene encoding ankyrin repeat-containing protein BDA1-like, which translates to MDERLQNVAMEGNVDALYSALAEDPYVLERIDQVPFVTTPLHTAAREGKIHFAKEILNLKPSFAWKRDHLGRSPLHLALEGKHLQEGLSLRDLNLEEKYQELVTWLIKHDSEVVRVKAKGMVTPLHYAAQLNDETSLADFLYVCPLSIEELTVKSETVIHVAVKNGSLKAFKVLLGWLRRFNKEEILKWKDEEGNNALHTAVSTNQPQMVKLLIGYMKVNIKNSKGLTALDMFYDRQGSLDAAVGDILLAAKAKKASELIYRGPTILKKIFIHLLGSEKTSLVEHFSGGLSFSGRILKRFSLGYRRVDEVPLEVRNVLLVVAILIATATYQAALSPPGGYWQDDSNLQPAANNTGISNSTWIQEHSEQHAAGEMILGSQEQLLFFTFNSLAFFTSVCFISTLVTGLPFYRIIITMTSWMVFSYYFSIRETFNDTECGFLGFLFIFFLPASFLAINYIPFFLDHQHSKLTLHGRRKNLRWGSFEQPKM; encoded by the exons ATGGATGAGAGGTTGCAGAATGTTGCCATGGAAGGAAATGTGGATGCATTATATTCAGCACTTGCAGAGGATCCTTATGTTTTAGAGCGTATTGATCAAGTACCATTTGTGACTACTCCCTTGCACACAGCTGCGAGGGAGGGAAAGATCCATTTCGCCAAGGAGATACTAAACTTAAAGCCTTCATTTGCTTGGAAGCGAGACCACCTTGGGCGCAGTCCCCTCCACTTGGCTTTGGAGGGAAAGCACCTGCAGGAAGGGCTTAGTCTCcgtgatttaaatttggaggAGAAGTACCAGGAACTTGTAACATGGTTGATAAAACATGACAGTGAGGTTGTCCGTGTTAAAGCAAAGGGGATGGTTACTCCTCTGCACTATGCAGCTCAACTAAACGATGAAACCAGTTTGGCTgactttttgtatgtttgtccaTTATCAATCGAAGAGTTGACTGTTAAATCTGAAACTGTTATACATGTCGCTGTAAAAAACGGGAGTTTGAAAGCCTTTAAAGTGTTGTTAGGATGGCTTCGACGCTTCAACAAAGAGGAGATCCTGAAGTGGAAGGACGAGGAAGGAAACAATGCATTGCATACTGCAGTATCTACAAATCAACCTCAG ATGGTGAAGCTGTTGATTGGATATATGAAAGTGAATATAAAGAACAGTAAAGGTTTGACAGCTTTGGATATGTTCTATGATCGCCAAGGTTCGCTAGATGCAGCTGTTGGGGACATTCTACTTGCTGCTAAAGCTAAAAAAGCATCTGAACTAATCTATCGTGGGCCTacaatacttaaaaaaatatttattcatctattaGGTTCAGAAAAAACTTCACTAGTAGAGCACTTTTCTGGTGGCTTATCGTTTTCAGGAAGAATTCTGAAAAGATTCTCGCTAGGTTACCGAAGAGTTGATGAAGTTCCCCTTGAAGTCCGAAATGTACTACTTGTGGTTGCTATATTGATAGCCACAGCCACCTATCAAGCAGCACTAAGTCCCCCGGGAGGTTATTGGCAAGATGACAGCAATCTGCAGCCTGCAGCCAACAACACTGGTATCAGTAACTCCACCTGGATCCAAGAACATTCTGAACAACATGCTGCAGGGGAGATGATTCTGGGGTCTCAAgaacaattattattttttacatttaattctTTGGCTTTTTTTACGTCTGTGTGCTTTATTTCCACTCTCGTAACTGGCCTCCCATTTTACAGAATCATTATCACAATGACATCCTGGATGGTATTTTcgtattatttttctattcgTGAAACTTTTAACGACACCGAATGTGGCTTTTTAGGctttttgtttatctttttcCTGCCTGCAAGTTTTCTTGCAATAAATTATATCCCATTTTTCTTAGATCACCAACATTCGAAGCTCACACTGCATGGCCGCCGGAAGAACCTTCGTTGGGGAAGCTTTGAACAACCTAAGATGTGA